A segment of the Campylobacter vulpis genome:
TACTAATTTTAGTATCTATAATTGATTTTTAATTTTTAAGGAGACACAATGACAGTGATTAGACTTACAAGAATGGGAAGAACGAAAAGACCTTTTTATCGTATTGTCGTAACTGATAGTAGAAAACGCCGTGATGGCGGTTGGATAGAGAGCATAGGTTATTATAATCCTATGGTTGAACCTGAAGTAATTAAATTTGATGCAGAGCGTTTGGCTTACTGGAAGAGCGTGGGTGCTAAGCTTAGCGATAAGGTCGCTTCTATTACAAGTAAATAATATGGTTGAAGATTTTTTAAAAGAATATGCCAAACTTATTGCCGATTATCCCGAGAAAATCGATACGCAAAGAGTAAAAATAGAGGAAAATTTCTTTGAAATTTTTCTTTTTGCAGATAAAAGTGATACAGGTAAGCTTATAGGTAAAAATGGCAAAATGATTCATGCGATTAAGACGGTCATTTCAGCTTGTAAAAGTAAAGAAAATATCTCTTACCGCGTTACGGTAAAAGCCCTTGAGTGAATTTGTTTTAGTCGCTAAAATAGGTCGAAGTGTAGGCTTGAAGGGCTATTTAAAATTACATAATCTTAGCGATTTCCCCTCTCAGTTTCAAAAAAATCTTACTTTTTTTACCAAAGATAAAAGGGAACTTACCATTAAAGATTATGATAAAAATCGTCAAAGTGTTTTATTTTACGCTTATGAAAGTCTTGAAAAAGCTAAGGAACTTGTTAATTTGGAACTTTATCAAAGTATAGAAAAGACAAGAGAGCTTTGCAGATTAAAAAAAGACGAGTTTTTTTATTTTGATATTGTAGGCTGTGAAGTGAGAGATGAGCAAATAATTTTGGGGCAAGTTAAAGATATTTTACAAAGTGGCGGGGGATATTTGTTTGAAATTAAAAGCGATGAGAACTTGATAGCTCAAGGTCTTTCTAAGATTTTTTTTATCCCTTATATTGATAAATATATTTTGAAAATTAATGTGCAAAAAAAGCAAATTCTATGCTCAAATGAAGCTTTTTATATTTTAGAAAATTCATGAAAATTACTTTTGTTTCTTTATTTCCTCATTTGATAGAATTTTATTTTAAAGATTCTATCCTTGCTAAAGCACTGCATAAGGGCATTTTTAGTCTTGATTTCCAAAATCCTAGATCTTTTAGCAAAGATAAATATAAAAAGGTTGATGATTATAAAATTGGTGGTGGAGCAGGACTTTTGATGCAGATAGCTCCACTTTTTGAGTGTTTGGAACAAATTCGTCAAAAAGAGAAAAATCCCCATTTTATATTTCTTAGTCCAAGTGCAAAAAGTTTTCATCAAAAAGATGCTAAACGCCTTAGTCAAAAATCAAATTTGATTTTCGTTTGTGGTCGTTATGAGGGCATAGATGAGCGTGTAGTGGAAGAATTTGCTAACGAGCTTTTTAGTGTGGGGGATTTTATTTTGACTGGAGGAGAACTTCCTGCTCTTTGCCTTTGCGATGCGATTTTACGCAATGTTAATGGAGTGCTTGGAAATTCACAAAGTTTAGAAGAGGAAAGCTTTGAAAACCAGCTTTTAGAAGCACCCTCTTTTGCAAAACCTTTAATTTTTGAAAAAAACTTGAAGAAATTTTATGCTAATTCAGTGTTTTTAAAGGGTAATCACGCTAAAATTGCGGCTTTAAAAAATACTTTAGCGTCTTGCAAGACAAAATTTTTTCGTCCCGATTTATTTTTGGAGCATGAACGCAAAATTTAAGGAAATTATGATGAAAAACAAATATATAGAGCAATTTGAGGCTAAACAAATTGAAGGTAAAAATGTGCCAGATTTTCGTGCTGGAGACACTTTAAAACTTGCTATTCGCATTAAAGAGGGCGATAAGACTAGAATTCAAAATTTTGAAGGAATTTGCATTGCTAGAAGAGGAAATGGAGTGAGTGAAACTTTTATGGTGCGTAAAATCGGTGCAAATAATGTAGGTGTTGAAAGAATTTTCCCTATTTATAGTGAAAGTTTAGAAAGCATTAGTGTTTTAAGACGCGGTCGTGTACGTCGTGCAAGACTATTTTATCTTAGAGATAGACGTGGTAAGGCTGCTCGTATTAAAGAGCTTAAAAAATAATTTCTACAAAGAGCTATTTTATGGCTCTTTCATTTATCTAAAGTGAGTTTGCGATGCAATGGACGAGAGATTCTTGGAGAGCCTATCCCATTAAACAACATCCAGTTTATCCTTGTGAAAATACCCTAAAAGAAAATCTTGAGAGACTTGAAAAATTACCTCCACTTGTTTTTGCGGGGGAAGTTAGACAGCTTAAAAAATCTTTAGCTAAAGTTGCCAAAAAAGAAGCTTTTTTGCTTCAGGGTGGCGATTGTGCGGAGAGCTTTGAAAATTTCGGTGCAAATAATATACGCGATATGTTTAAAATTCTTCTTCAAATGGCGATTGTTTTGACCTTTGCTGGAGGTTGTCCTGTGGTGAAAATAGGGCGTATAGCAGGGCAGTTTGCTAAACCTAGAAGTGCAGATTATGAAGAGCTTAATGGTGTGAGTTTGCCGAGTTACCGTGGAGATATTATTAATGGTTTTGAGTTTAGTGAAAAAGCAAGGATTGCTGATCCTAAGCGTATGCTGGAAGCTTATTATCAAAGTGCGACGACACTTAACTTGTTAAGGGGTTTTGCTAAAGGCGGTTTGGCTGATTTGCGTGAGGTTCAACGCTGGAATTTGGGTTTTGTGAAAAAGAGTGAATTGCATAAACAATATGAAGATTTAAGTGAAAAAATTTCCAGCGCTTTAGCTTTTATGGAGGCTTGTGGAATTAATGCAAATAATACTCCAAATTTAAGAGAAGTTTCACTTTACACTTCACATGAGGCTTTACTTTTGCCTTATGAGGAAGCTTTAACGCGTGTGGATAGTTTAAGTGGCGATTTTTACGATTGTTCAGCACATATGCTTTGGATAGGCGAAAGAACCCGCGAGATTGATGGAGCTCATGTGCATTTTTTAAGCGGTGTGAAAAATCCTTTGGGTGTTAAAATTGGTCCAAGTGCCAAAGCTCAAGATATTATAAGACTTTCAAATAAACTTAACCCTAACAATGAAGAGGGTAGGCTTAATATTATTATTCGTATGGGAGCGGATAAAATTGCCTCAAATTTACCAAGTATTTTTAAAGATTTAAAAAAAGAAGGACTTAATTTAATTTACAGCATAGACCCTATGCATGGAAATACCGTTAAGGCTGGAGATTTTAAAACGCGTGAATTTGATAAAATTATGCAAGAAGTGCGATATTTCTTTGAGGTGGCTATTAGTGAGGGAGTGTATCCGGGTGGGGTGCATTTGGAGATGACTGGACAAGATGTTACCGAATGCACAGGTGGTGCGAGTAATGTAACAATGCAAAATTTACAAAATCGCTACGAAACCCAGTGCGACCCAAGACTTAATGCCGACCAAGCTTTGGAGCTTGCCTTTTTAATAGCAGATTTGCTTAAAAGGGCGCGAAAATGAAACTTTATGGGATTAAAAATTGCGGTAGCGTCAAAAAGGCTATGGAATTTTTAAAAGTTAAGGGTGTAGAATTTGAATTTTTAGATATTAAAAAAATCAATGAAAGCACTTTAAATTCGTGGCTTGAAAAAAGAAAGATTGAGGATTTTCCAAATCTTTCAGGTATGAGTGCGAGAAAATTAAATCTTAATAAAGAAAAAATGAAGGCTTTAGCCAAAGAAGAATTAAAGGCGATGATTTTAGAAACTCCAAGCCTCATAAAACGCCCAGTGATAGAATATAGAGGACAAATTTATATTGCTAAAGAATATGAAAATTTAATTTCTTAAGTAATTTTTGAAGTTAATATTGCTTAATCTTAGATAAGGCTTTGAAAATATCCTCTGTGTTTAGTAAGAGTGGGGATCTTAAAAGTGGCTCCGGATGTAGGATTCGAACCTACGACCAATCGGTTAACAGCCGACTACTCTACCGCTGAGCTAATCCGGAATAAATTAAAAATGTAATTCTAATAAAAAATGTAAAAAAAGTCAAGAAAATTTTGCAAAATAAAAGAAAATATAAAATTTTGTATTCTATTTTTCAAACGGGTCTTTTTCCCAATTAATTTTTAACTTGACAAATTTTACAAAGATTTTACGCGTTTAATATATTTTACATACAAGAGCAGTTTATAATCCTTAGTGCCAATTGCAAAATGTTGAAAAATATTTAAAATTTCAAACATTTTGACAAGAAGTTATATGATTAAAAAGGATAAAAATGAAAAAAATTGTAGGTTCTTTATGCTTGTGCAGTATTTTATTTGCGGCAAATGAATATGAGGCAAATTTGGCAGGACATATCGTTATCCCGGCAGAAAATTTCATCAATGCCCCTAAAGATGCGCCAGAATTTTTGCAAAGCACGGGGAAGTTTTTACGCACAATAAGAAATGAAAACTTAGGTGCATTTAATGCAAATTATACAGAAGAAGAAAGTTCTAATACCTTTAGAATCCCTTTTAAAAAACAAGCTTTGCAAGGGCATAGTGGAGTTAAATTTACAGGGGATAAAAGCTATTGGCTTTTAAGTGATAATGGCTTAGGCACTAAGAAAAATTCACCAGATTCTATGACCTTTATCCACAATTATGAATTTGATTTTCAAAAGGGTTCTTATAAACATCTTAAAACCATTTTCTTTAATGATAAAGATAAAAAATTTCCTTATCTTATCACCCTTGAAAGCACTAAAAGTAGGTATCTAACGGGAGCTGACATAGACCCTGAAAGTTTTCAAATTGTAGGTAAAAGTTTTTGGGTCGGTGATGAATTTGGTCCCTTTTTGCTAGAATTTGATGAAAAAGGAACCTTAAAGGAGCTTTTTGATGTTAGTCTAAATAGAAAACCTATTTTATCGCCTGATAATCCATCTTTACAGCTTTCAAACCCAGACATCTTAGAAAACAAGGCTAATATTAAACGCTCTAAAGGTTTTGAAGCAATGGCTAGTTCTAAGGATAAAACGAAGCTTTATCCTATGTTAGAATATGCAATATTTAAAGATGGTAAGTATGAAAATAAAGGTGGCAAAAACTATTTAAGGATTTTAGAATTTGACATTAAGGCTAGAAAATTTACAGATAAAAGCTACGCATATATACTAGAAAGTAATGCTCATTCTATTGGCGATTTTAATATGATTGATGAAGAGTATGGATTAATTATAGAACGCGATGATACGGAAGGCACTATGGATAAGGCTTGTAGGGGACAGGAAACAAAATCGTGCTTTAAAAATCCTGTCAAATTTAAAAGAATTTACAAAGTTAAACTTGATGATAAAAAGGGTGTGGCTGAGAAGATTGCCTATATTGATCTTATGAATATTAACGATACGAATAAAATTGCCAAAAAACCTTTGGTTAATGGCAAATTTGTCTTTCCTTTTTTTACCATTGAAGATGTGGATATTGTAGATGATAAACACATTGTTGTAGCAAATGACAATAATTTTCCTTTTTCATCAAGTAGAGAGCCTTATGTCCCAGATGATAATGAGATTATTTTGCTAGAAGTCGAGGAATTTTTAAAAATTAAATAATAAATTTGAGGAGTAAAAATGAAAAAACTTGCTTTTATCTTAATGTTTTTAGGATTTAATCTTTTTGCAAGTGATAAACTTATCATTGCACACAGAGGTGCTAGTGCATATTTGCCAGAACATACGCTTGAGAGTAAGGTTTTGGCATTTGCTCAAGGAGTGCCTTACATCGAACAAGATGTGGTTTTAAGTAAAGATAATCATTTGATTGTTATCCACGATTTGTATTTAGACAAAACAAGTGATGTAGCACAAAAATTTCCGGATAAAAAGCGTAAAGATGGGCATTATTATGTGATCGACTTTACTTTAGCTGAGCTTAAAAGTTTAAAAATGAGTGAGGGTTTTAAGGGAGAAAATGACAGCACAAATGCTTATCCTAACCGCTTCCCTGCTAAAAAGGCGGACTTTACTATCAATACTCTTGAAGAAGAGATTGAGCTCATTCAAGGACTTAACAAAATGCTTGGTAAAAATGTGGGAATTTATGTGGAGGTTAAGCGCCCTTGGTTTCATAAGCAAGAGGGCAAAGATATTTCTAAAATCACCTTGGAAGTGCTTAAAAAATATGGCTACACAAACAAGGATTCTAAGGTCTATTTTCAAAGTTTTGATTATCCTGATTTGGTGCGTGTGAAAAAGGAGTTATTGCCACAAATGGGTATGGATATTAAGCTCATCGCCCTTATAGGTTTAAATGAGTGGGAGGAGACTTTTGAGTATAAAAATGGCGTGTGGCAAAATTATGATTTTTCTTATCTTTTAGATGTTAAAAATTACGCTGAAATTTCAAAAATTGTCGATGGTTTAGGACCGACTTATATTTTACTCTTTGATGAAAATAAGCTTAAAAATAATGAAATTGTGCCAAATGATTTTGTTAAAAATGCTCATAAATATAATATGAAAGTGCATCCTTATACCATTAGAGCAGATGCACTTCCAAACTGGACTAAGTCTGTCGATGAGCTTTTTGAGGCTGTTTTGTTTAAGGCAGGAGCCGATGGAGTTTTTACAGATTTTCCTGATTTGGGTTTGGAATTTTTAAAGAAAGTAAGATAGGATGAGTTTTTCTCGCTCAATTCTTACAAGTTATATGTTCGATTGACAAATTAACTAGTTTGATGTTTTTCTGTATTCCTAATTTTTTTGTCATTCTTCTTAGATTTAGACAAGAATATAATGAGGGGGAGGGAGGGTGATTTTAAGATTTTTAAATGGGTTTTAATTAACAAAAAAAATGTAGAATAAGTATTTAATCATTTGACAAGTTGTTAAAATTTAAATCAAAATAAACAATAAATTTCGAAAACGATTTTAATTCTTTACAAATTAACTTAAAAATTTTTTTAAAAAATCTTTGTTTTTTACAAATGTTTCGCAGTTTATTTAATGTATCACAAGTCGCATTAAAATCATCTCGTCGCCGTCTAGGACTTTTAAATCCACATTTTGACACAAAGGACACTGAAATACATTTTCTTTCAAAATGCTCTTCTCCCCACAAGAAAGACATAAAATTTCAAGTTCAGCAATTTCTATAAAGAGTTTGGCATTTTGACAAAGTGTAGAATTTTCTTTAAAAGTTTCAAAACAACGCTCAAAAAGCGGGATTTCTACTCCGCTTAAACGCCCAATTTTGATATAAATTTCGCTAATTTCTTTAGCATTTTGCTCTCTGGCATTTTCCTCGCAAAGTGTGATTAAGGACTCAACTACGCTTAATTCGTGCATTAGCATATCCTAGGTAAAAGCTCACCCTTAGGGCTTTCTAAAAAGCGTTTTGCACCATAGCTATTTTGCAAAATCACCCTTGCTTTTTCGCTTGGTAAAATTTCACCTATAATGTTTGCTTTTTTGTTATATTTCTGTAAGATTTCTAAGGCTTTTTGCGCGTCTTTTTGCTCCATGCAAAGCACAAAAGTGCCCTCATTAGCAAGCTCATAAGGTTCATAGCCAAAAAGCTCACAAAGTCCTAAAACTTCGCTTTTAACAGCGATTTTTTCTTCATAAATCAAAATATCTTTCCCGCAAAAACTCGCCCACTCATTTAAAACGGCTGATAAACCGCCACGCGTAGCATCACGCATTGCCGCTATATTTAAATTCGCTTCCAAAAGCTCCAAAACCTCGTTTTTCACGCACTTACAATCACTCTTAATATCCGCCTCAAGTGCATTTCTTTTTATCAGCACGCTTGCACCGTGTCTGCCTATATCACCACTTATTAGCACACTTAGACCCCCTTTTAAATTCTTCGTTTGGCAGGGTTTTATGATATGCCCTAGGGCTGTTGTATTGATGTAAATTTCATCACCTTTTCCCTTTGGCACGACCTTAGTATCTCCACATACAAGCTTAACGCCTATATTATCGCATTCATTTTTAATGCTTTTTAAAATTTTTTCTAATTTTTCAAAAGCAAATCCCTCTTCTAAAATCAAAGCAAGACTTAAATATAAGGGCTTTGCACCGACCATTAAAATATCATTGATTGAACCGCACACGCAAAGTTTGCCTATATTGACCTCCTCATCTAAAAAAATGGGACTTAAAACAAAAGAATCTGTGCTTAAAGCCATATCTCCCAAAATTGCAGCGTCATTTGCTTCTCTTAGAATTTCATTGTCAAAAAGCTTAAAAACGCCTTTTAAAAATTCATTCATTTCCTCGCCACCGCCTCCGTGTGCTAATGTAACTTGTTTCATCATTTTACCTTTTAAATTTTATGCAATTTTAACATTAAATATAAAATATTGATGAGTGATTAATTAAAATAATTTAGAATTAGGATAAAAATTGTAGAAAAAGGAAAATTATGTGTAAAGACTGCGGCTGTTCGGTAACTCCACATACACACGACCATCACACTCACTCCCATCATCATTATCAAAATTATGAAAATCCCGAGCTTAAAGAGGAAAAAACCCTAGAAGTTTTAAGCAAAATTTTAAGCAAAAACGACCACGAAGCAGAGCATAATAGGGAGCATTTTAATGAAGCTGGGGTGCTTTGTATCAATTTAATGAGCTCACCAGGAAGTGGGAAAACTACGCTTTTAGAAAGCACTTTAAAAGCTTTAAAAGATGAGATGAAAATCAGCGTTATTGAGGGTGATTTAGAAAGTGAAAATGACGCTAAACGCATAAGAGAAGCTGGAGCAGAAGCGTTTCAAATCACCACGGGACAGAGCTGTCATTTAGATGCTTTTATGGTGCATGAAGCTTTACATCATTTAAGCTTAAAGGAGTGTGATTTACTTTTTATCGAAAATGTGGGGAATTTGGTCTGCCCTGCAAGTTATGATTTGGGACAGCATATAAATGTTGTGCTTTTAAGCGTTACGGAAGGTAGTGATAAGCCGCAAAAATATCCTGTGATGTTTAAAAAAGCGGATTTGGTCATTATTTCAAAAGCAGATTTGGCACATCATTTTGACTTTGACATCGAAGAGGCAAGTAAGGAATGCAAAAAGCTTAATCCTAAGGTGGATATTTTGATTTTAGATTCCAAAACTGGGAAAAATTTAGAACTTTGGTATCAGTATCTAAGACTTAAAAAGGAGCTTTTTTAATGTGTCTTTCTATCCCTTCAAAAATTTTAGAAATCGATGAGTTTAACAATGCTTTGGTGGATACTTTGGGCGTTAAAAGAAAGGTGAATTTGGACCTTATTAGTGAGCCTTTGAAACAGGGTGATTTTGTGCTAATCCATGTAGGCGTGGCGATGGAGAAAATAGACGAGGAAGCTGCACTTTTAAGCATTAAAACCTATCAAGAGATAGTGGATAAAATGCAAAACGGAGAGATAGAAACGCACGAGGGAGATATGGGGCTTAATGAATTATATCGATGAATTTAGAGATAAAAATACCCTCTTAGCACTCAATGCTTTAATTAGGAAAAATATTAAAGAACCTATTAATATAATGGAAATTTGCGGCGGACACACGCATAGCATTATGAAATATGCTTTATGCGACTTACTTCCTAAGGAAGTGAATTTCATACACGGACCGGGTTGTCCTGTGTGCGTAATGCCAAGAGAGCGTATCGATATAGCTTTAAAACTAGCACAACAAGAAGATGTGATATTTTGCACTTTGGGAGATTTATTAAGAATCCCCGGAAGTAAAGAATCTTTACTTGATTTACGTGCTAAGGGTGCCGATGTAAGAGCGCTTTATACTCCGCTTGAAATTTTACAAATTGCAAAAGAAAATCAAAATAAAAAAGTCATTTTTTTCGCCATAGGTTTTGAAACAACCACGCCGATGAGTGCTTTGCTTTTAGAAAAAGTCATTGAACAGGGCTTAGAAAATATTTCTATTTTTTCCAATCATATCACCGTCCCAGCTCCGATACAAGCGATAATGAGTGATGAAAATGTCAAAATTGACGCTTTTTTAGGTCCTTCTCATGTGAGTGTTATAACGGGCTATCAAATTTATGAGTCTTTAGTTAAAAATTTTCACACACCCATAGCTGTGAGTGGTTTTGAACCTGTGGATATTATGGAAAGTGTGCTAAATATTATCTTACAAAAAAATGCTCAAAAAGCCGAAATTTACAATCAATACTCAAGAGTTGTGAGCCGCAATGGCAATGTCAAGGCACAAAATTTAGTGGAGAAATATTTTAAGCCTTGCGATTTTGAATTTAGAGGCTTAGGACTTATCAAAAATGGCGGTTTAGAGCTTAGAGAGGAATTTGCAAATTATGACGCAAGTAAGCTTTATGATTGCGAGGTTAAGAGTAGAGGCGAAAATAAAGCTTGCATTTGCGGTCAAATTTTAAGAGGTTTGGCAAAGCCTTATGAATGTAAGGTTTTTGGCAAGGCTTGCACACCGAAAAATCCCATAGGTAGCTGTATGGTTTCAGGTGAGGGTGCTTGTGCGGCGTATTATAAATATGCTAAGGGGCGTTAATTTAAAGGAGAAATAAAAATGAAATTTAAAATGAAATTTGAAAGCATCGATTCTAATTCTATCCGTAGTCTTATGGATATTTTTTATGCGAAAGTAAGAGTTGATAAGAACGGACTTGGGGAGATTTTTAATGCTAAAATCGGCACAGATGATACAAGCTGGAGCAATCATAAGGAAAAAATTGCGAATTTTTGGGAGGGTTTATTACTAGGAAGTGGGAATTTTAAAGGAAATCCTATGCGAACGCATATTGATTTAGCACCTTTTCCTAGAGAGCTTTTTTCTGTATGGCTTAAGCTTTTTAAAGAAAGTTTAGAATGTGTTTATAAAGAGCCAGAGCATCAAAGACTGATTTTTCAAAGAGCTGAAATGATAGCACAGAGATTTCAATATGTGTTGTATGAAAGCGATTATGTCAGTTAAAAATTTAAGAGCTTGATTTTGTAAGTTTTAATTCTAATAAGTGCTTTTGTGCTATAATTTTTATTTTTAAAGGAAGGTAAATGTTTGCCAAACTTATACAAGGGTATTCTAAAGGAAATTTAATCTTACAAATTTGTATCGGCATAGTGCTTGGAATTTTTGTGGGTTTGCTATCTAAAGATATGGCGGTGGTGGCAAATTTTTTGGGAGTTTTATTTACAAATGCACTTAAGGCTATTGCTCCCATTCTTGTGTTTATTCTCATTTTAACTTCCATTTGCACAAAAAATTTTACACAAAAAAGCACAAAAATGAAAAATATTGTTTTTTTATACATTGTGGGAACATTTTTGGCTTCTGCTTGTGCTGTTGGGATAAGCTTTTTAATGCCAACGGAGCTTGTTTTGGAGGGAGTAGAGAAAGCCTCACAAAGCTCCCCTGCTTTTATCAGTGAAATTTTTAAAGATTTGATTTTAAAAATCGTGGATAATCCCATAAATGCTCTTTCAGGTGGGAATTATTTGGGAATTTTAGCTTGGGCTATCGCTGGAGGGGTAGCGCTTAGACACTGCTCAAAAGAGGCAAAGCAAGTTTTTGTGGATATTAATGAAGGTGTGTTAAAAATCGTTCAGTTTATTGTCAAGTTAGCTCCTTTTGGAATTTTTGGCTTGGTGGCAAATTCCGTTGCTAACACGGGTGCGGCGGGACTTATTAGCTATGCGAAACTTTTGCTCGTTTTGGTTTTAACGATGCTTTTTGTAGCTTTTATCATCAACGCTTTTATCGTTTTTCTCTACACGCGTAAAAACCCATTTCCACTTATTTTTATCTGCATTAAAGAAAGTGCATTTTTTGCTTTTTTTACACGCAGTTCAGCGGCAAATATCCCTGTAAATATGGCACTTTGTGCTAAACTTGGCATTGATAAGGAGCTTTATAGCATTTCTATCCCACTTGGAGCAACCATTAATATGGGCGGTGCGGCAGTTACCATAGCTGTCTTAAGCCTTGCTGCCGCTTATACTGTGGGCATTGAGGTTAGTTTTTTTCAAGCATTTTTACTTAGCATTATTGCAACTTTTGCGGCGTGTGGGGCGAGTGGGGTGGCTGGCGGTTCACTGCTTTTAATTCCTCTTGCTTGCTCTTTGTTTAATATCAATTACGATGTGGCGATGAAGGTTGTGGCAATAGGTTTTATTATAGGCGTGATTCAAGATAGTGTAGAAACAGCACTTAATAGCTCTACCGATGTGCTTTTTACGGCGATTTGCTCAAATGATGATTTACGTTTGTAGGTAAGAAACGATGAAGCATTTGATTACGACTAGGGATTTTGACAAAGATGAGATTGAGGCGCTTTTTGAAGATACGCGTGAATTTTTAGATGAAAAACCTAGAATTTTACTTGAAGGAAAAAGTGTAACGACTATATTTTTTGAAAATTCCACTAGAACACTTTCAAGCTTTGAAAGTGCGGCTAGAAGGCTTGGTGCTAGGGTTTTAAGGCTTGATGTCTCAAGGTCAAGCTCGAGTAAGGGTGAAACGCTTTACGATACAGCGGCAAATTTAGACGCTATGGGACCTCACGCCATTATAGTAAGACATCAGCATTCAGGTGTGCCTTATCTTTTAGCAAAACACTTGCATTGCCCCGTTTTAAACGCAGGAGATGGTAAGCACGCTCATCCTAGTCAGGCTTTACTTGATTTATTTACCATTAAAGAGCATTTTAAGGGTGATATTGTGGGGCGAAAAATTCTTATTGTAGGCGATGTAAAAAATTCGCGTGTTGCAACTTCAAATATCGAGCTTTTAGGGCGTTTTGGGCTTGACATTACCCTAGTTGCACCACCACATTTTATGCCTCAAACTTCACTTAAAAGCTCTTATGAGTTAAGTGAAGAGTTAATTGAAAAAGCGGACATTATTATGAGTTTAAGGACACAAACGGAAAGACATCAAAAGGCAATTTATGCTTCTTTGAAAGATTATGCGAATGATTTTTGTATAAGGGCAAATGTATTGACTAAAAATCCCAAGCTTATTATTTTACACCCTGGACCTGTGCATAGAAATATTGATTTAAGCGATGAGGTGATGGCAAGTTCTCAAAGTCTTGTTTTAAGACAGGTTAAAAATGGCGTGGCGATAAGAATGGCGATTTTAAAAAAGCTGATTTTGGAGAAATGAGATGTTGGAATGGAATTTAAGTGCTTTATTTAAAAGCGAAGAAAAACTTGAAAGTTTTACTTGTGAAAGTGTAAGGCAAGCAGAGGAATTTAGGCAAAAATATGAAAAAAAAATAGCCCACTTAAATAAGGAAGAATTTTTAATTAGCTTAAAAAACTATGAAAATTTAAATGAAAATGTCGCAAAAATAATGACTTACGCTTATTTATGCTTTGCTAAAAATACTTCAAATGGCGATTTTTACGCAAGATACGAGGAAAAATGTAAAAAAATAGAAGAAAATTTACTTTTTTTTGAATTAGAATTTTGTGAGTTGGAAACTTTAAAAAGCAGTGAATTTGTGGAGTTTTGTGAGAGTTATGCCTTTTATTTAAATCGTCTTTTGAAAAATAAGAAATTTAATCTCAGTCAAAAGGAAGAGCGCGTTTTG
Coding sequences within it:
- the sstT gene encoding serine/threonine transporter SstT, which encodes MFAKLIQGYSKGNLILQICIGIVLGIFVGLLSKDMAVVANFLGVLFTNALKAIAPILVFILILTSICTKNFTQKSTKMKNIVFLYIVGTFLASACAVGISFLMPTELVLEGVEKASQSSPAFISEIFKDLILKIVDNPINALSGGNYLGILAWAIAGGVALRHCSKEAKQVFVDINEGVLKIVQFIVKLAPFGIFGLVANSVANTGAAGLISYAKLLLVLVLTMLFVAFIINAFIVFLYTRKNPFPLIFICIKESAFFAFFTRSSAANIPVNMALCAKLGIDKELYSISIPLGATINMGGAAVTIAVLSLAAAYTVGIEVSFFQAFLLSIIATFAACGASGVAGGSLLLIPLACSLFNINYDVAMKVVAIGFIIGVIQDSVETALNSSTDVLFTAICSNDDLRL
- the hypB gene encoding hydrogenase nickel incorporation protein HypB; translated protein: MCKDCGCSVTPHTHDHHTHSHHHYQNYENPELKEEKTLEVLSKILSKNDHEAEHNREHFNEAGVLCINLMSSPGSGKTTLLESTLKALKDEMKISVIEGDLESENDAKRIREAGAEAFQITTGQSCHLDAFMVHEALHHLSLKECDLLFIENVGNLVCPASYDLGQHINVVLLSVTEGSDKPQKYPVMFKKADLVIISKADLAHHFDFDIEEASKECKKLNPKVDILILDSKTGKNLELWYQYLRLKKELF
- a CDS encoding group III truncated hemoglobin gives rise to the protein MKFESIDSNSIRSLMDIFYAKVRVDKNGLGEIFNAKIGTDDTSWSNHKEKIANFWEGLLLGSGNFKGNPMRTHIDLAPFPRELFSVWLKLFKESLECVYKEPEHQRLIFQRAEMIAQRFQYVLYESDYVS
- the hypE gene encoding hydrogenase expression/formation protein HypE, which encodes MKQVTLAHGGGGEEMNEFLKGVFKLFDNEILREANDAAILGDMALSTDSFVLSPIFLDEEVNIGKLCVCGSINDILMVGAKPLYLSLALILEEGFAFEKLEKILKSIKNECDNIGVKLVCGDTKVVPKGKGDEIYINTTALGHIIKPCQTKNLKGGLSVLISGDIGRHGASVLIKRNALEADIKSDCKCVKNEVLELLEANLNIAAMRDATRGGLSAVLNEWASFCGKDILIYEEKIAVKSEVLGLCELFGYEPYELANEGTFVLCMEQKDAQKALEILQKYNKKANIIGEILPSEKARVILQNSYGAKRFLESPKGELLPRIC
- a CDS encoding HypC/HybG/HupF family hydrogenase formation chaperone, producing MCLSIPSKILEIDEFNNALVDTLGVKRKVNLDLISEPLKQGDFVLIHVGVAMEKIDEEAALLSIKTYQEIVDKMQNGEIETHEGDMGLNELYR
- a CDS encoding hydrogenase maturation nickel metallochaperone HypA/HybF, which gives rise to MHELSVVESLITLCEENAREQNAKEISEIYIKIGRLSGVEIPLFERCFETFKENSTLCQNAKLFIEIAELEILCLSCGEKSILKENVFQCPLCQNVDLKVLDGDEMILMRLVIH
- the hypD gene encoding hydrogenase formation protein HypD, producing MNYIDEFRDKNTLLALNALIRKNIKEPINIMEICGGHTHSIMKYALCDLLPKEVNFIHGPGCPVCVMPRERIDIALKLAQQEDVIFCTLGDLLRIPGSKESLLDLRAKGADVRALYTPLEILQIAKENQNKKVIFFAIGFETTTPMSALLLEKVIEQGLENISIFSNHITVPAPIQAIMSDENVKIDAFLGPSHVSVITGYQIYESLVKNFHTPIAVSGFEPVDIMESVLNIILQKNAQKAEIYNQYSRVVSRNGNVKAQNLVEKYFKPCDFEFRGLGLIKNGGLELREEFANYDASKLYDCEVKSRGENKACICGQILRGLAKPYECKVFGKACTPKNPIGSCMVSGEGACAAYYKYAKGR
- the glpQ gene encoding glycerophosphodiester phosphodiesterase → MKKLAFILMFLGFNLFASDKLIIAHRGASAYLPEHTLESKVLAFAQGVPYIEQDVVLSKDNHLIVIHDLYLDKTSDVAQKFPDKKRKDGHYYVIDFTLAELKSLKMSEGFKGENDSTNAYPNRFPAKKADFTINTLEEEIELIQGLNKMLGKNVGIYVEVKRPWFHKQEGKDISKITLEVLKKYGYTNKDSKVYFQSFDYPDLVRVKKELLPQMGMDIKLIALIGLNEWEETFEYKNGVWQNYDFSYLLDVKNYAEISKIVDGLGPTYILLFDENKLKNNEIVPNDFVKNAHKYNMKVHPYTIRADALPNWTKSVDELFEAVLFKAGADGVFTDFPDLGLEFLKKVR